From a region of the Triticum aestivum cultivar Chinese Spring chromosome 7D, IWGSC CS RefSeq v2.1, whole genome shotgun sequence genome:
- the LOC123166279 gene encoding acyl-CoA-binding protein: MGLKEEFEEHAEKAKTLPDTTTNESKLCLYGLYKQATVGPVNTARPGGLFDMAGKAKWDAWKAVEAKSKEEAMADYITKVKQLLEEAAAASA, from the exons ATGGGTCTCAAG GAGGAGTTTGAGGAGCACGCGGAGAAGGCCAAGACGCTGCCCGACACCACCACCAACGAGAGCAAGCTCTGCCTCTACGGCCTCTACAAGCAGGCCACCGTCGGCCCCGTCAACACCG CCCGCCCCGGCGGCCTCTTCGATATGGCTGGCAAGGCCAAGTGGGATGCTTGGAAGGCCGTCGAAG CCAAATCCAAGGAGGAGGCCATGGCGGACTACATCACCAAGGTGAAGCAGCTGCTGGAGGAGGCTGCCGCCGCATCCGCTTAA